ACAGCAGGTCGACCGATTCGAGGGTGATTATCGTCCTCCCATCTCCCTCTTCGAGACTTAGCACTTGCGGGATGTCCCCCTGACCACCATTGCGATAGTCGCTGAGCAAACTTCGCAGAACAGAGCTTCGGGCAGTCAAGATCCATGAGTGCACCGGTATCTTGACATCTGGACATGACGAGGTGCGGATCTCCATGTCAACGTCCGAGTTCGGGTACATCAGGAGAAATTGTCGTAAGTCACGCTCCAGATCCACGGACTTTAGGAGTTCGTACGGCAGCTCCCCTATCCGATACTTCAGTTCCTCGGCTTTCCAGAAACCGATCGTGTCCTTGTCGCCGGGATTGGGCCTCGATGCCTGAAACTCTCGTAGTGCGAACAGGGAGGCAAAGTCCTCCCAGAGCGACTGCTCGTTGATGCTGATTTGTTCCTTCATGACATCACAATCCTTGCGAATTGCCGCGAATGCACCAAACGTGGAGCTCCGCACAGCAACAGCATTGGTGATACTCGGTACACGCTGGAACTTGAAATCCTTTCTCTTGATGTCTGCTGACCCCGGGGTGGCAGCATCCTTCGCTTTAGCGCGCTTGATACGACGCCAAACGGCTCCAGACTCTGTGCAGATGATCACAGCGCCGTGTTCACCAACACTGACGGACTTGACACCATCCTTCCGAGCATTCCACACGCATTGGGGTGTCGTGACGGCACCCTTGATCTTGGCTGGATTTGTTGTGGAAGTTGCCGTCGTAGTCGCATCCGACTTGTGGATCAGTGCCATAGTGAAGAGATCACCCCTCGTAGTGACAGCCGCAATCGTTTCGCCGCCGGATGTGATGCGGCTGACCTGATTCCGTGCTGTACTGTACCTTGTCGACATTGATGCGGTGAACTGGTGATTTACAAAGACGTCAGGGGAAGGAAACTTGACAAAGTTATAACCGTAGCTCGTAAAGACGCAGACGGTGCTGTCGGCCAGCAAGACGGTGGTCGCTTTATCTACGGCGGAGACTGCGGCGATGGGCGAAGAGAAGAGCGAAGCTGCGACTTTTCGGGGAGTTTGTTGGACTTCCAAGGATCTCGAATCCGCATCCATCAGCGCCAGCTGGCCGAGGTTTTTACCCCAGCAAAACAGTGACGAGGAGGTATGGGCGACTGAATGCACGGCCGATGCTGCGATTCCCAGAATGACCTCCTTCTTGAGTGTCCCAAACACTTGTCGTGGGGTGGTGCTCATCGGTTCTTCGTCTTGTCTGGCTGGCGGCGGCAAGCCATATCCTAGCTGGGAGTTGCTGTTGGAGCCCCAGGTCCATAGCTCTCCAGCATCTGTGACAGCCAGAGTGTGGTTCTGACCAAGTGCAACTTGCACTACCTTCTTGTCGGCGAGACCGCCTTGTACCGGCACGAAGCGGTATTGGGTATTTTCGTCGCCTAACCCAAGTCGCCCGCCTCGGCCAACACCGCAGATGTACAAGTTCGAAACCGGGTCAGTTGTCAAGATGGCGGTATGCAACTTTGAGAGAACAGCATCGTGAATCCGCAGAGGCCGATTGCGGATGAGGGCTGGAATCTCTTCCAGGTCCACATCTTCTTCCGGCAGGCTGGCACCATGAGACACAGCTTTGGTCTTCTCCAAGTACTCTTGGTAGAATCTGCGGATGAGTTGATCCGGCCGCTTTAGGTTGATCCTCTCGGGATACTGCCGGTCATCTTCGTCGCCCACACCAAGTGAGATGTTGCGGTTGCTTCCAAAAACAAAGATTTCCTCGCCTTCCACTGCGCCATCAAGTGCAGCGACTGATCTCATCAATGCCTGGCCTCCATCTGAGGTGCTGTCTGTATCCGAGTCGTTGTCAGAGTCGTTGGGGTCCCCGGAGTCTCCCAGTGTTCGCACAGCAATGGTTGAGTTGTAGAGATCAAAAGGACTGTTGCCCTCGCGGTCTTTCGTCTTGATCAACTGCCCAACCTTGGAGACCGAGACTCCGAGGGTTTGCTCTGTAAGAATCTTGCGCTCTCGTTCAAGCAGTAGACGTGCAATAGCAATATTTCCACAGTAGAGTGCTCGATGAAGAGCGTTCCAGCCACTCTCGGGGTCTTGCACATATAAATCGATCGAGGGGTGGTCGAGCAGGGCCTGGACGAAGAGGATGGCGGCCGAATCTATCGAGGAAGCAGCGCGGAGCAGAACTGTAAGGCCAGCATGATCACGGCTGTTGATTTCAGCCTTTCCGAGAGCATTATTGGCATTCTTTGATCCAGCTGGGCCGAAACCGACGGCGGAGGATTTGCGTTGTTTAACATTCCGGGGAGAAGTTCCGTATTGTCCGGGACTGCCCCCAAGGGGTCCAGCACCTATGCCCGGGCTCCTTGTCGCAGTTTGCGCCGTGTGGCCGGCCGGGACCAGTAGACGCCGAAACCTGTCGACATCGTTTTCCCAATAATATTTCCAAAGTAGGTGACTCATGGGCAGATGGTAGGCAAGGGACCCTTCCAGCACTTGGATAGCACCTCGCTGTGAGTCTCTGGGATCACGGCTTGTTTAAAGGTGCGATTCCGAGCGCGAGAAGAGCGGAATCGTGGGTATTGAATCGATACGGTTCGAAGATGGCCAGATGGTGCGCGGGGGGTGTTGTGAGGTTACAAAGCCCTAGagttgagagagagaaagggggagggggggtttTCGAAGTTGCCACTTGGTCGTTGAGCTTGTGACTCTTAGATACGATAGCGTAGTAGCAGTCGAGTGACGAGGGTATTCGGTTTGATGAACGGTGTCGCGGGTCTGCGAGTTTTGGTGTTGATTCCTAACAAGATCCAGATGGACGAAAGATGAGATGAGGACGACGGTTGTAGGAGGGTCGTTGCTGGCGAAGAGATGTGAATCTGGGGTGGGGTTGGCGATGGAAATTGAAGGTATTCACCTCAAGTCGCCAGTTGTGCGCGTCAGAGCCCGCCGCGCCGCGAATTCCCGGCTCCACGGGGGGCATGCAGCGTGGGTGACAGGCACCTTGGTGCGTTATTGCGCAGCCAATCGGACTCGAAGCTGGGAGCTTGTGCTCTGGTTGCAGGCCAGACAAGCTTCCAGTTTGTCGCTTCAGGTGGGGTGGCTAGCGGGCAGTGGTACACTTTTTGGGGATTGAGACATGCTGGTCCTGGCACGCCGAGCAAGTCATAGGAAATCTGTCTATGTATGCATGTTAACCTACATAGTAGAGAACCCAAGTCACGGCGATGACATAGTGAGTACTTTCCAGCCTAATTTTGTTCAATTCGTAAAGTGGTTGAGTATTGCGCAACACTCAAGGTGTTTGTCACTTGGCCAAACACCCTGGATCTATGTCAGTATCCAAGGTACCTAATCCATACCTTGGGTAACTTGGATTTGCAATTGCCAGGTTTTCACATAGGTATGTGTGTGTACATCTCTCCAAGAAGGTAGGATATGCTGAAAGACTTCTTTAATTTACTTTCACTATTTGTATCCATAGAACAAGTCTTCACTCGACCAAAGCGTTGAAACAAATTCGCGGATACTTGCCCCAGCTCGCAGCAGTGGTGGAAACGAAACAATGCAAGAACTGCAACTCCCGACTCACGGGTGCATGTTGTGTGCTTATCTAAGGCCTTTATTAGGTGGGGAGCTATCCCCCGCCAGCTGCTGCACCCCGCCAGCGGTCTCTTTGCCCTCGAAACGCCGGGATCGCATTCGGGCGGCACTCGATGAGCCTCCATTCGGCAGGCTTGCATATTACCGAATGCCATCTGCTTCCTTATTGTGCTGATAGGGAAGACACCGAAGCACCTAAGGCAGGTAACGCGCAATGGGCTTGCTCTTAGTTATTGGCAACCAATGCCGGCCATCTGCATGCAAATTGAATTCCTGGATATCTTATATAGAGAGTATTGTTCGGCGAAAGCAACCATTGGCATCGTCATGACTTGCCTTATTCAGATACAACACTCCAAATAGGTGTGTGTTTGGCGTATGTGAGTAGGCAATTTGGGGCGTTAACCTCCTCTAGAGTCTACTATTAATGATGTGACCTTGCCAGCTTTGAAGTCGCGATATCTGGCACGCCTAGTACTGAAAAGTAAGGCGTTGAAATCAATGTAAGGAAAGAACGTCGCCTATGAGTCGGAATTGTCGCACGAATCTCGGCAATAGACGGCACATGAAATCTGTCTCACCGTCGCAGTGGCAGATGCATCTCGGCATGGGTTGCAGAGGAAAGATGAGGTGGCCCGGGCCCTGGGGTAAAGAAAGATCCCCCCCCAGGTCCCCGGAACGTCCCAAAAAGCCACTTGCCCACGCTGCCGCAGTGCCGCCATGCTACCAAAGCGAGATGCCAATACGTAATCCCGCTGGTCCCAGGAGAGCGCACCAATCATGAGCCTCGCAAGTGTCAGGGACAATGAGCAAGATGCTGCAAGAGCCCATCCGGTGGAGTCCGGCGCCGCTCGGTAACTTGGAAACTGGCTGCTTCAGACTTTCAGTGCGAGCTGCACACACAAAAAAGAGGCCGATAAGGGACCTCCGCCCGGGGGCCCTGGCGATAAGAGCCCAGTTCCCGCTAAAGCTAAGACTCCGTACCTCGTTCGATTTTCCGCTCCATCCAATTCACTCCAGTTTCCCAGCGCTTTCTCAAACCCTCCCACCTACGCACCTCAACCCGCCCGATTGATTTTGCTTCTCGGTGAGTTCTCAATTGCACCCGCCGTTGCTCTCCTCTCATAGCTAATCACCGTCTTCTCAGCTGTCTACCGTCAAGATGTCGACCGACAAGCCCCTCCCTTTCCAGTACCAGTTCGCCGCAGGTTCGTTGCCCGAAATCCCCCCACCGTCGCGATATCGGACCCGAAATACTGACCACTGCATGCAGGCGCCATTGCCGGTGTCTCGGAGGTCAGTACACAAAGATGCCATACAGTAATGGGTTGACGAGATATGCTTACGCTTTCTGCAATTCTAGATTCTGGTCATGTAAGTCAACAATCCTCTTGCGACACGCTCACGTGGCCATCATGCTAACCCGCACAATAGGTACCCTTTGGACGTCGTCAAGACACGAGTGTAAGCTTTGCTCGATCGCCAGCCGCCCGCGCAAACCCCGACTGACACGAACATTCAGGCAACTCCAAACCGGCAAGGGCGTAGGTGCCGACCACTACAATGGCATGGTTGACTGCTTCCGCAAGATTGTCCGCAACGAGGGGTAGGCGAAATCACTCCTTCGGCCTCCGCAAATGTATTCACCAAGCTTACGAACCGCAGCTTTGCGACACTCTACCGCGGTATCACCGCCCCCATCCTCATGGAGGCTCCCAAGCGTGCTACCAAGTTCGCCGCCAACGACGAGTGGGGAAAGATCTACCGCAACCTGTTCGGCGCTGCCAAGATGAACCAGTCTCTCTCCATCTTGACCGGAGCCAGCGCCGGTGCCACCGAGgccttcgtcgtcgtcccCTTCGAGCTCGTCAAGATTAGACTACAGGACAAGGCCTCTGCCGGCAAGTACAGTGGCATGCTCGACGTTATCCGCAAGACCGTCGCCGCCGAGGGTGTCCTGGCCATGTACAATGGCCTCGAGAGCACCATGTGGCGCCACATTGTCTGGAACGCCGGTTACTTTGGCTGCATTTTCCAGGTCCGCGAGCTTCTCCCCAAGGCCGAGAACAAGGCCGGCCAGGTCACCAACGACCTGATCTCCGGTGCCATTGGTGGTACCGTCGGTACTATCCTCAACACCCCCATGGACGTCGTCAAGTCCCGCATTCAGAACAGCCCCAAGGTCCCCGGACAGACCCCCAAGTACAACTGGGCCTGGCCCGCCGTTGCCACAGTCGCTAAGGAGGAGGGTTTCAGCGCTCTGTACAAGGGTTTCCTGCCCAAGGTCCTCCGTCTCGGTCCCGGAGGCGGTatcctcctcgtcgtcttcaCTGGCGTCATGGATTTCTTCCGCACCCTCAAGACCAACGCTTAAATCCGCACCTAGAATGGAACAGATAAGAAAAATttagagaaagagagagacaaCCGGAGGAATGTACATCTCGTACAGGCAGATACCAACCCCGGGGCTTTTTGGATTCTGGCGCTCAGCAATGCAAATCATTTTCAAATCCTTTGGGCTTCACATTTTCTTTCTGTGGCTCTGTCCAGCGGCATGACATGTTGCTCCCCATAGTGACATCTAACTTGCTTGATCAGATATCTTGAGTGGCACTGCTATCGCCTGCCGCGAGCTTTGCATTGTTGAAGACCGAATTCGGCCTTGAGTTCACCCTATTTTCTCACAGTCTGACCCCATATACAGTCCATTTCCAGGATACATCCAACCAACCCGTACTTTTCTCTTCCGGTTCAAGAAGCTACGACTTGAGAGGCTTCCTTCCTTCTCCGTATTACTGCTATTTATACGGTTTGCCGCGTACGCATGAGCTCGTCTCTTCTATACCTTCTACACAACCATACGACCTTGGACTCGTCTACCCAGACGCATCTTCTCAGCCACACATCTTCAATAGTCTTTCTGTTGCGGACCTGGGACATTGCTTCTAACTTCCAATATATCAAGCCCGGTCATTCCATTACATGATACCTCAACCGCTAGGCCGCTTCAAATCTACGCTCACCCTTTGATCAATCAATTTTTGGCTGCATACTTTGCACACGACTTACGATCACTCAAGGAGCAGTCTCATACAGCCTCGGTCAGATTACACCCTTCTTTCCGCAGACTGTGGCACCTTCCGTGGCTAGGCACATCCCTCCTGCCTTTTCTTATGAGGACTACTTCAACTGCTTTCTACGCCTTGACGGCTTTGCTTCTCACTTATCACGACCTTTACAGTTCTACTTCTCACATCTCACAGTATCTATTGCTCTCCGTATAGCTGAGTTCAGCTCGTACTTGCCCCATGGGTTTATCGCTTAGCACGCATAATTGACAATACTTCAAGGGCAGCCTCAACTTGAGAATATTTCACTTTGGACAGACCGCTGACAGTCACGATGGAAGATCACTCGCGATCCATGTCACGA
The window above is part of the Colletotrichum lupini chromosome 9, complete sequence genome. Proteins encoded here:
- a CDS encoding BTB/POZ domain-containing protein, which produces MSHLLWKYYWENDVDRFRRLLVPAGHTAQTATRSPGIGAGPLGGSPGQYGTSPRNVKQRKSSAVGFGPAGSKNANNALGKAEINSRDHAGLTVLLRAASSIDSAAILFVQALLDHPSIDLYVQDPESGWNALHRALYCGNIAIARLLLERERKILTEQTLGVSVSKVGQLIKTKDREGNSPFDLYNSTIAVRTLGDSGDPNDSDNDSDTDSTSDGGQALMRSVAALDGAVEGEEIFVFGSNRNISLGVGDEDDRQYPERINLKRPDQLIRRFYQEYLEKTKAVSHGASLPEEDVDLEEIPALIRNRPLRIHDAVLSKLHTAILTTDPVSNLYICGVGRGGRLGLGDENTQYRFVPVQGGLADKKVVQVALGQNHTLAVTDAGELWTWGSNSNSQLGYGLPPPARQDEEPMSTTPRQVFGTLKKEVILGIAASAVHSVAHTSSSLFCWGKNLGQLALMDADSRSLEVQQTPRKVAASLFSSPIAAVSAVDKATTVLLADSTVCVFTSYGYNFVKFPSPDVFVNHQFTASMSTRYSTARNQVSRITSGGETIAAVTTRGDLFTMALIHKSDATTTATSTTNPAKIKGAVTTPQCVWNARKDGVKSVSVGEHGAVIICTESGAVWRRIKRAKAKDAATPGSADIKRKDFKFQRVPSITNAVAVRSSTFGAFAAIRKDCDVMKEQISINEQSLWEDFASLFALREFQASRPNPGDKDTIGFWKAEELKYRIGELPYELLKSVDLERDLRQFLLMYPNSDVDMEIRTSSCPDVKIPVHSWILTARSSVLRSLLSDYRNGGQGDIPQVLSLEEGDGRTIITLESVDLLSIVNLAVYLYDDTVVPAWNHTRQAPALAHRYRQVRNELMKLATKLDMMKLESAVRLQTTAEKSLDKDFAKAIQDLRYFEDADALVELDGEEVPVHSQLLRQRCEFFEGLFHGRAGGMWLAGRRDELDEEELVRVDLSHCDPEAFQYVLRYLYADVGTELFNQTTSANIDDFSDLVMSVMSIANELMLDRLSQICQYVIARFANTRNIALLLNEISACSITEFKDAGLEYICLQMEAVLENHFLDGLEEDLLEELDNVVRENQLARYPFARSGRAELLLFEKDPDLALDIDEERRRRVREMAFRTTQRDDEKKISSSFKTKFGSLEDLSGVTSPSLDKSRRKSKTGRNEPFSPSLRPKESHADLMFNMDDEGPSALGSPTVSPTQRAAEAKSQSELDRIPSLSSPWKDTKVQAGSPQYPVQSPPMGTSANLGISPSPADSRGPTAQRSGSPWAAAAFPTQKMDLRRVLTETPTKSALSAGIAAQKSKEASPKLAQPKVSQKERKKQQLAQAAAQAALEAEVSQPKAAWDKDAAGNKPAPWKPVTSGPKTSLKDTLAKSLAKPASPPVDSPTSKPLLSVESSARSSPRRAASPDTRFAGQSRVSSSSPAVAGASTSQPASSKPLVPHSKSYITPANKAEPILGLSMADIIGQQKREQEIVKEAVAKRSMQEIQQEQEFQEWWDQETRRVQEQEARRETKDKTAREGRAQKDGGGGGGSSSKRGRRGRGVAKGKASGGAPPGQEHGAAAASNAGNVDAGGAPPAKAPGGPANNPRGRGHRNRGRGGKASASAAASTS